One region of Bradyrhizobium betae genomic DNA includes:
- a CDS encoding invasion associated locus B family protein, which translates to MPMQFRLVALAAALLLSTGAAHAQQGARKNAAPAAQPAPAPTQPQADGAPAQQAGWVARCTSPSRDAPLECAIEQNAVLTKTGQTIVLINIRIAPDTRTPVALLQLPLGLNLPVGAKLQVDEGKTVDLQIQTCENRGCYASTPIAADLLASLKSGKQLKVSFQNMAKETIAIPMPLGDFAAAYDKIK; encoded by the coding sequence ATGCCCATGCAATTCCGACTTGTCGCCCTTGCCGCTGCACTGCTGTTGTCGACAGGTGCGGCCCATGCCCAGCAGGGCGCCAGGAAGAATGCTGCGCCCGCCGCACAGCCCGCACCTGCCCCGACGCAGCCGCAGGCTGACGGTGCACCCGCGCAGCAGGCCGGTTGGGTCGCGCGTTGCACCAGCCCCAGCCGCGACGCGCCGCTCGAATGCGCGATCGAGCAGAACGCGGTGCTGACCAAGACCGGCCAGACCATCGTCCTGATCAACATCCGTATCGCGCCCGACACCCGCACGCCGGTGGCGCTGCTGCAATTGCCGCTCGGCCTCAACCTGCCCGTCGGCGCCAAGCTGCAGGTCGACGAGGGCAAGACGGTCGATCTCCAGATCCAGACCTGCGAGAACCGCGGCTGCTACGCCTCGACCCCGATCGCAGCCGACCTGCTCGCGAGCCTGAAGTCAGGCAAGCAGCTGAAGGTCTCTTTCCAGAACATGGCCAAGGAGACCATCGCGATCCCGATGCCGCTGGGCGATTTCGCGGCCGCCTACGACAAGATCAAGTAA
- a CDS encoding arylsulfatase, with protein sequence MSAGSGTPFRGTVGRTVAESKPWWPEAARPPEGAPNILVVLFDDVGFSDFGCYGSAIRTPSIDRLAAEGLRYSGFHTTAMCSTTRAALLTGRNHHSVGVGCLANFDSGYPGYRGKIAREAGTLAEMLRVHGYRNYMIGKWHVTPLTESGATGPFDGWPLGRGFDRFYGFLDAETDQYAPELVSDNTHINPPGSYADGYHLTEDLIDQSIRFIGDHVADRPDVPWLTWVALGACHAPHQAPMDIIRSYDASFAHGWDVEREQRLARQKVLGLVPPDTRMPPRNDGVKAWEEHSADERRVFTRLQAAFAGMLDHSDRHLARLVAFLETAGIRDNTVIIVMSDNGASQEGGPLGFVNAMGPFNFKPEPIAEKLARIDEIGGPDTHSNFPHGWAMASNTPLRRYKQNTHGGGIRDPFVINWPKKIAGQGELRHQFVHACDLAPTLLELIGIAAPAEIAGCAQMPLEGESFARSIANAAAPSKSSPQYFEMFGHRGLWQDGWKAVTFHPSGTPFESDKWELFHLDEDFSETNDLAAKEPERLAAMIATWWAEAETRNVLPLDDRFGPRFAENAARFHGARHHFVFHAGMGHVPTDVAPDVRSRSYTIEAHVEIGEQGADGVLISHGDATSGYSLYVKDGQLVHDLNIGGSHQIVRSERKVPSGARRLGVHVERLVRKEPPAQGSRTGITEYTLLIDGEPAGSLQTQLGFHTLISWSGLDIGRDRGSPVSHYEAPFEFAGRLLRVTVTMHNDQKLDGDAVGNAQMARQ encoded by the coding sequence ATGAGCGCAGGCAGCGGCACGCCGTTTCGCGGCACCGTCGGCAGGACGGTTGCGGAGTCGAAGCCCTGGTGGCCGGAGGCGGCGAGGCCGCCGGAGGGCGCGCCGAACATTCTGGTCGTGCTGTTCGACGATGTCGGCTTCTCCGATTTCGGCTGCTACGGCTCGGCGATCAGGACGCCGTCTATCGACAGGCTCGCCGCGGAAGGCCTGCGCTACAGCGGTTTCCACACCACGGCGATGTGCTCGACGACGCGCGCGGCGCTGCTCACCGGACGCAATCATCATTCGGTCGGGGTCGGGTGTCTCGCCAATTTCGATTCCGGTTATCCCGGCTACCGCGGCAAGATCGCGCGCGAGGCGGGGACGCTCGCGGAGATGCTGCGCGTGCACGGCTATCGCAACTACATGATCGGGAAATGGCACGTCACGCCGCTGACCGAGAGCGGAGCCACCGGTCCGTTCGACGGCTGGCCGCTCGGGCGCGGCTTCGATCGGTTCTACGGCTTCCTCGACGCCGAGACCGACCAATATGCGCCGGAGCTCGTCTCGGACAACACGCATATCAATCCTCCGGGCAGCTACGCCGACGGCTATCATCTGACCGAGGACCTGATCGACCAGTCGATCCGCTTCATCGGCGATCATGTCGCCGATCGCCCCGACGTGCCCTGGCTGACCTGGGTCGCGCTCGGGGCCTGCCACGCGCCGCACCAGGCGCCGATGGATATCATCCGCAGCTACGATGCCTCCTTCGCGCACGGCTGGGACGTCGAGCGCGAGCAGCGGCTGGCGCGCCAGAAGGTGCTGGGGCTGGTGCCGCCGGATACGCGGATGCCGCCGCGCAACGACGGCGTGAAGGCCTGGGAGGAGCATTCGGCCGACGAGCGGCGCGTCTTCACGCGCCTGCAGGCGGCCTTCGCCGGCATGCTCGATCATTCCGACCGGCATCTGGCCCGGCTGGTCGCGTTCCTGGAAACCGCCGGCATCCGCGACAACACGGTGATCATCGTGATGTCCGACAATGGCGCGAGCCAGGAGGGCGGGCCGCTCGGCTTCGTCAATGCGATGGGGCCGTTCAACTTCAAGCCGGAGCCGATCGCGGAGAAGCTTGCCCGCATCGACGAGATCGGCGGGCCCGACACGCACAGCAATTTTCCGCATGGCTGGGCGATGGCCTCGAACACGCCGCTGCGGCGCTACAAGCAGAACACCCATGGCGGCGGCATCCGCGATCCCTTCGTCATCAACTGGCCGAAGAAGATCGCAGGCCAGGGCGAGTTGCGGCACCAGTTCGTCCACGCCTGCGACCTTGCGCCGACTTTGCTCGAACTGATCGGCATCGCGGCGCCCGCCGAGATCGCGGGCTGTGCGCAGATGCCGCTGGAGGGCGAGAGCTTTGCGCGCTCGATCGCGAATGCCGCGGCGCCGTCGAAGAGCTCACCGCAATATTTCGAGATGTTCGGCCATCGCGGCCTCTGGCAGGACGGGTGGAAGGCAGTCACGTTCCATCCGTCGGGCACGCCGTTCGAGAGCGACAAATGGGAGCTGTTCCATCTCGACGAGGACTTTTCCGAAACCAACGACCTCGCGGCCAAGGAGCCGGAGCGTCTGGCCGCGATGATCGCGACATGGTGGGCGGAGGCCGAGACGCGCAACGTGCTGCCGCTCGACGACCGGTTCGGGCCGCGCTTTGCCGAAAACGCCGCGCGCTTCCACGGTGCGCGGCATCATTTCGTCTTCCACGCCGGCATGGGCCACGTGCCGACCGACGTCGCCCCCGACGTGCGCAGCCGCAGCTACACGATCGAGGCGCATGTCGAGATCGGCGAGCAAGGTGCGGACGGCGTACTGATCTCGCATGGCGATGCGACATCGGGCTACAGCCTCTACGTCAAGGACGGTCAGCTCGTGCACGATCTGAACATCGGCGGCAGCCATCAGATCGTGCGCTCGGAGCGCAAGGTGCCGTCAGGTGCGCGGCGGCTCGGCGTGCATGTCGAGCGTCTGGTGCGCAAGGAGCCGCCGGCGCAGGGCTCGCGCACGGGCATTACCGAATACACGCTGCTGATCGACGGCGAGCCGGCCGGATCGCTGCAGACCCAGCTCGGCTTCCACACGCTGATCTCGTGGTCCGGCCTCGACATCGGCCGAGACCGCGGCAGCCCGGTGTCGCATTACGAGGCGCCGTTCGAATTCGCCGGACGGCTGCTGCGCGTCACGGTCACCATGCACAACGACCAGAAGCTCGACGGCGACGCCGTCGGCAATGCGCAGATGGCGCGGCAGTAG